A stretch of DNA from Serinibacter arcticus:
TCCACGTCGACGAGCCGGAGGCGGCCGACGCCGTGCGGGCGGCGCTGACCGACGACGCCGCGTTCGAGGAGCTCGGCGAGGTGGACCTGCTGTGGTTCCACCCGTCCGAGCGATCCGTGCTCGCGGCCGAGGCCGGCTGACCGACCGACGCAGGTCGACCAGCGGCGCCCCGTCAGGCGGACGGCCGCCCGGCGCGGTCGAGCACGACGTCGTGCAGGCGGCCGTTGGTCGCCACCGCGTCGCCGTCCCAGGGTCCGACCCGCCCCGCGCGGGAGGTGAACCGTCCGCCGGCCTCCGTGACGATCGGGACGAGCGCGGCCATGTCGTAGACCTGCAGCTCCGGCTCCAGGGCGACGTCCACGCTGCCCTCGGCGACCATCATGTACGACCAGAAGTCGCCGTAGCCCCGGGTTCGCCAGCACTCCGTGAGCAGTCCGACGAAGGCGTCCAGCTCGCCGCGCTGGGACCAGCCGTCCAGGCTCGCGTACGACAGCGAGGCGTCCGCCAGGTCCGAGACACCGGAGACCGCCAGCCGGCGGGGCTCGCCGCCGCCGACGCTGAGAAAGGCGCCGCCGCCGACGGCGGCGTACCAGCGGCGGTGCAGCGCGGGCGCGCTCACGACGCCCACCACCATCTCGCCGTCGACCGCGAGGCCGATCAGGCTGGCCCACACGGGCACGCCGCGGACGAAGTTCTTGGTGCCGTCGATGGGGTCGATGATCCACTGCCGCCCGCTCGGGGCGACGTCGCCGCCGAACTCCTCGCCGAGGATCGCGTCCTGCGGGCGGTGCTCGGCCAGCAGGGCGCGGGCCGTGCGCTCGGCGGCGAGGTCGGCGTCGGAGACGGGTGAGGTGTCGGGCTTGGCGTCCACGCGCAGGTCCAGCGCCCCGAACCGGTCGGCGGTGACGGCGTCGAGCGCGTCGGCGATCGCCAGCGCGAGGGCGAGGTCGTCGGCGTGGGCGGAGGGGCTGGTCATCGCTGGTGCATCCCGTCGTAGGCGGTCGGCTCGGGCTCGGCGTCGCCGAGCCGGGAGGTCAGGAGGCGGCGCAGCGACTCGACACGGGCGATCTCGCGCGCGGTGACGTCGGGCCGGGCGAGCCAGGTGTCCAGGGCGCAGCCGGCGGCGCCGTCGAGGTGGGTGCAGCCGGGCAGGCACCCGGTCACGACCTCGGCGAGGTCGGCGAACGAGGCGATCACGTCCTCGACGTCGACGTGGCCGAGCCCGAACGAGCGCACCCCGGGGGTGTCGATGACCCAGCCGCCGCCGGGCAGCGCGAGCGCGACGGCGGAGGTGGAGGTGTGGCGTCCGCGCCCGGTCACCGAGTTCACGTGGCCGACGGCGCGCGCGGCGTCGGGGACCAGCGCGTTGACCAGCGTCGACTTCCCGACGCCGGAGTGCCCCACGAGCACCGAGATGCGGCCGTCGAGGCGTGCGCGCAGCTCCTCCAGCCCCACGATGGTGGTGTCCTCGCGACGCGAGACGACGGCGGGGACGTCGAGGGGGAGTAGTGCTGCAAGAACGTGGCGGGGTCGGCGAGGTCGGACTTGGTCAGGGCCAGGAGGGTGTCCATCCCGGCGTCGAACGCGGCGACGAGGCACCGGTCGACCATCCGGGTGCGGGGCTCGGGGTCCGCGAGCGCGGTCACGACCACGAGCTGGTCGGCGTTGGCGACGAGGATCCGCTCGATGCCCCCGACGTCCTCCGACGAGCGTCGCAGCAGGGTCCGGCGCTCAGCCACGCGCACGATGCGGGCGAGCGATCCCGAGCGGCCGGAGGTGTCGCCGACGACGGCGACGTCGTCGCCCACCACGACCCCCGCGCGGCCGAGCTCCCGGGCCGAGACGGCCGTCAGGGTGCGACCGTCCACGAGCACCTCGTACCGGCCGCGGTTGACGCCGGTGACGAAGCCGTCCTCGGCCTGGGCGTAGGCGGGGCGCTGCTTGGTCCGGGGCCGGCTGCCGCGGCGCGCGGGCCGGATCCGGACGTCGGACTCGTCGTAGTCGCCTGCCCTCATCCTGCGGCGGCCCCGGTCTGCTCGAGCATGTCGCGCCACAGGCCGGGGAAGTCCGGGAGGGTCTTGGCGGTGGTGGCGACGTCGACGATCGCGACGCCGGGCACCGCCAGGCCGACGATCGCGCCGAACGTGGCCATCCGGTGGTCGTGGTAGGTCTCCACGACGGCGCCGTGCAGCGTCGCGGGCTCGATCTCGACGCCGTCGTCCGTCTCGCGGGCGATGCCGCCCAGTCGGGTGATCTCGGTGACCAGCGCCGCGAGCCGGTCGGTCTCGTGGCCGCGCAGGTGGCCGATCCCGCGCAGTCGCGTGGGGGAGTCGGCGATCGCGGCGAGCGCGGCGATCGTCGGGGCGAGCTCGCCGGCGCGCGTGAGGTCGAGGTCGAGGCCGTGCACGGTGCCGGTGCCCGTGACGCTGAGCGTCCCGTCCTCGGCGAGCGCGACGTCGGCGCCCATCCGGGTGAGGATCTCGCGGAGGTCGTCGCCCGGCTGCGTCGTGCTCGCGGGCCAGTGCGGGACGCGGACGGTGCCGCCGGCCGCGAGCGCGGCGGCCAGGAAGGGGCCGGCGTTGGACAGGTCGGGCTCGACGACGACCTCTCCGCCGGCGATCTCGCCGGGTTCCACCCGCCAGTGCCCCTCGCCGACCTCGCGCGCGTCGACGCCGCGGCCGCGCAGCACCTCGAGCGTCATGTCGATGTGCGGCTTGCTCGGCAGGCGCTCGCCCACGTGGCGCAGGTCCAGGCCGCGGCGCAGACGCGGGGCGACGAGCAGGAGCGCCGAGACGAACTGGCTCGAGACCGACGCGTCGATCGTGACGTCCCCACCCTCGAGGCCGCCGGTGCCGTGGACGGTGAAGGGCAGCGTGCGGGCAGGGGCGCCGTCGTGGGTGACGTCGACGCCGAGGCCGCGCAGGCCGTCGACGACCCCGTCCATCGGGCGCTCGCGGGCGCGCTCGTCACCGTCGAGGTGGACGTCGCCGTCGGCGAGGGCGGCGAGCGGCGGCACGAAGCGCATGACGGTCCCGGCGAGGCCGCAGTCGATGCTCGCGCCACCGCGGACGGTCGTGGCGGGCGTCACGTCCACGTCGCCGTCGGCCGTCACCTCGACACCTGCCCCGAGCGCGCGGAGCGCGTCGATCATCAGGGCGCTGTCGCGGGAGTGCAGCGGAGCGACGAGGCGGGTG
This window harbors:
- the aroA gene encoding 3-phosphoshikimate 1-carboxyvinyltransferase, giving the protein MTDQPWNAPLAHRPLDATVAVPGSKSLTNRYLLLAAVASGPTRLVAPLHSRDSALMIDALRALGAGVEVTADGDVDVTPATTVRGGASIDCGLAGTVMRFVPPLAALADGDVHLDGDERARERPMDGVVDGLRGLGVDVTHDGAPARTLPFTVHGTGGLEGGDVTIDASVSSQFVSALLLVAPRLRRGLDLRHVGERLPSKPHIDMTLEVLRGRGVDAREVGEGHWRVEPGEIAGGEVVVEPDLSNAGPFLAAALAAGGTVRVPHWPASTTQPGDDLREILTRMGADVALAEDGTLSVTGTGTVHGLDLDLTRAGELAPTIAALAAIADSPTRLRGIGHLRGHETDRLAALVTEITRLGGIARETDDGVEIEPATLHGAVVETYHDHRMATFGAIVGLAVPGVAIVDVATTAKTLPDFPGLWRDMLEQTGAAAG
- the hisN gene encoding histidinol-phosphatase, whose protein sequence is MTSPSAHADDLALALAIADALDAVTADRFGALDLRVDAKPDTSPVSDADLAAERTARALLAEHRPQDAILGEEFGGDVAPSGRQWIIDPIDGTKNFVRGVPVWASLIGLAVDGEMVVGVVSAPALHRRWYAAVGGGAFLSVGGGEPRRLAVSGVSDLADASLSYASLDGWSQRGELDAFVGLLTECWRTRGYGDFWSYMMVAEGSVDVALEPELQVYDMAALVPIVTEAGGRFTSRAGRVGPWDGDAVATNGRLHDVVLDRAGRPSA